CTTCACTCATGAGTAATTCCTGTTCCTTAACCCTGAGCTTCCAATGTCTCTTTGAGCATTTGTTGTAATACGTTTATCCGATCAAACTCGTCAAGTTCTACAAGCTGAGCTTTAATAGATTCAAGAGTTGAGGTGGCTTTTTTACTCTCAGCGATACGAATCTCTTTTTTATAAGATTGTAGCCTGCCATCTTCGCCTTCAAGTACAAGCGATACGAGCTTTGTCTTTCCGCTTTTTGTCTGCTTTTCATTGGAGGTGTGCTGGGACTTAACAACACTTAAAAAGTTCTGGGCGTAGTCGCTAATCCTGTTGGCTGCTGTTGAAAGTATTTCTTCATTCCAGTTGTGTTTAATACGACCAGAAATTGTTTGGATCATACTCTCAATCCAACTAATCAGGCCTTGCTCACTTTTCGCTAAGTCCAATGCAAAGTTTTGAAGGTTATTACTACCAGCATGTTTTGCAACAAAGTCACACATCAAAGCTAATTCTTTGCCTGTCTCTGGGAAGTAACTTTTGACGAGTTTTTTAAAGTTCAAAAGAGTGGATTCATGCTTGTCTTGCAAAATTTTAAAGCAGGTTTCAAGTTGTTCAATACGTTGTTCGTGACTTAATACACCTGTAGGGTCTAAACAATTAACAAGGTCAGTGAATAGTAATGCGTGAGGATCGTGAGCTTGAAGGAAAAGGTCACGAACAGAGATTACCAGCTTATTCTTCTCAATATCATTCGATACAAACTGGTGAGCATTTTTAACCCATTGAGGCAAGTTATGAATGCTAGTAACAAGTGGTGAAGCAACTGCTAAAACATTTTCTGAACTTGTGGGAGTTTCAAGAAAAACGCTTTCGGATATAGAAAATGATCGGGGTAGTTACAACACCGCAGTTCTTAACAAAGTATTCAAACCATTTGGTTTATCGGTCGGTTTGATACCTTCGTCTACTAATAGGTTAATTTCATTGTTAAATGGCAACTGAAGAGGGCCTCTGAACTTTCGCCTGAAAGTATCCGGCTTTAACAAAATAGAACATTTCTGCCCCTTTCCAGCTTAGCATTAAAGATCACACACTCTCCGTTCATCCTATTTTGCCATACTAGAGATTATCCGAGCGTACTTAGCAATAGGGTTGCGTAAAAAACGTAGTAGTGGCATTGTCTTAGTATCAAAAGGACGGTGTAAAACTGTTTTTCAGGAGCAAGAAAATAGGAGAGGAAATGGCTTTAAGTATAAGAGGTGCCACCCTAGAGGATGCAAAAGGCATTAGTGATTTAATTGTTCCATTGACCAAGAAATATGTCTGCCCTACATGTGATGAATCTGTGCATAACGCTCTGATTACCTCAATGTCAGAGGGTAATATCGTTAACTACTTGTCCCAAAATTATCAATATGTTGTCGCAGTTGATGAAAAAAGTGAAATTATTGGTGTAGCTGGTATTCGTGATTCCTCGCATTTGTTCCATCTTTTTGTTAGCGACAACTATCAAGGGCAAGGCTTATCGCGCAAACTCTGGGAGCGAATTAAATCAGAAGCACTGACAAATGGTAATTCTGGACGATTTACAGTCAACTCCGCTATCAATTCTGAAAGTATATATTTGAGCTTTGGGTTTATTCGTACTGGCGAAATTCGTAATCGAGATGGCATGATCGATATTCCAATGGAGCTAGAAACAGCTTGTTAGCAAATAGAAAAAGTGTCACGAAATCGACATTTAAGTCCGGGTGTTGAGGAATCCTTAACACCGTATCACCAATTCAAAATTACCTTGTTTCAGATAGTTCATGGGTTACTAATTTAATTTGCTGCTGTAACTCATTTCTGCCCCATTCCCCGTTAGATCTTTTACTCATTCATATTTTATTAATCTGAAATTGCCCTACTCAAATTTATCCGATTGGGTTGATAACTTAGCGTTCCCGTTTTTAGGCGACATTTTGCAGCCTAGTATCCCCCTTAAGTACTTTAACCTATTGATTACTAGTTGAATCGATATGAATAAGAGTGCATTATGTAAGAGTAAAAGGCGACAATTTGTCGGCTAATAAGCGTTATAACAACAAGGAGAGTTCCGTGAAAATAACAGTTTTAGATGACTATCAGGATGTGGTTAGAACACTAGATTGTTTCGAACTACTATCGCACCACGAAGTGTCCATTTTGAACGAAACACTTCCTGAATCGGAGTTGGTAGTTAAGCTAAAAGATACAGAGGTTCTGGTTTTAATTCGAGAGCGCACAGTCATCACCGAGTCTCTACTAGCTCAGTTACCTAACCTTAAAGTTATCAGCCAAACAGGCAAAGTTAGTAACCATATTGATGTCCACTTATGTGAAAAGTATGGGGTAAAGGTGTTGGAAGGCCGCGGCTCTCCTGTTGCTCCTTCGGAATTAGCGTGGGCACTGATTATGGCGGCAAGTCGCCACATACCAACTTATTCAGCCAACCTCCAAAGCGATAAATGGCAAAACTCGGGTGTACTCGGTTTAGGTCGTACTCTAAAGGGCTTGAAGCTTGGTATTTGGGGCTACGGAAAAATTGGACAACGAATTGCTCAATATGCAAAAGCATTTGATATGTCAGTGGTTATCTGGGGGAGCGAGCAATCAAGAAACTTTGCACATGAGCACGGCTTTGAAGCTGCAACTTCAAAAGAGTCGTTTTTCTCTAGTTCGGACATTGTGTCACTTCACTTACGTTTGAATGAAGTAACTAGGGCATGTGTAACAGCCCCAGACTTAAGCTTAATGAAGCCCGATTCTCTATTTGTGAACATCAGTCGCTCAGAGCTTGTGGAAAACTCTGCGCTTTATAACGAACTGTTAGCAGTGCCAACTAAGCGCGCAGCCGTTGATGTATTTGACAATGAACCGGCAGCGCTTGATAACGAGCCTTTATTGTCACTGCCCAACGTCACGGCTACTCCACATTTAGGGTACGTAGAGCAAAATAGTTACGAGCTCTACTTCAGAATAGCATTTGAGAATATTTTAGCTTTCGAGCAGGGTAAGGCATAAACATCGGCATCGAGGAAGTCGTTGTTATAACGAACAATTTAAGCAGGTTCGCAATGCTTGGCATCTGAAGTTTGAATCATTTTTAGTGTGTACAGCACAATAGTGGCCGCGTTGTTCACCATTTAACGTGGCGCTATATAAACGGGAGCGTTCTGTGACAGAAAGGATTCAAAATAGAGAAGTCAAAGTTTGCCCTGTCGTACTTCGAAAAACGGGTACAGCTCTTGAATTGCTGCTATTCGAACACCCTCTAGCTAATGTTCTGTTGGTTAAAGGGACATTAGAATTAACAGACTGCTCTATTTATAGTGCCGCACTTAGGGAACTGCAAGAGGAGTCGGGCATATCCAAAATTTCCAGTACCATGTATTTAGGTAGTTGGGAAAGCGGCTTTCAAAATCAACAATGGCATTTTGTCCTTTGCGAAATTGAGCAAAACTTGCCTAATCACTGGGGTTTCTATACGCAGGATGACGGAGGACATGAATTCAATTTTTTCTGGCATAAGTTAGGTGATGAAACGACATTTAAGTGTCATAAATTGTTCTCTGACGCCATTAAGCAAGTCGAAATTCTTTTATGTAACAAAGTATTATACATCTAGGTGAATTGTGAGTAAATTTTCAAAGAATATTGCCCCGTATGTGATAGGCGAACATTTTTGTAAACAATAAGTTGTTGAATGTTATTGCTTTCGATTGACTCCAAACAGTGAAGCTCTTTGTTACGAAACAGATGATACTCCTCCCAATTAATCAGAGCTTCCTCGAGTGACGCATAAATAAATATTGTGATCATAATCACATCGTTTGTGTGAACCTTGATTTGTATGTGTGAAATTGCGTATTAGATCACTAAACTCACGCTTTCAACTACATTCATGATCAACATAGTCAAGGGAATTAGACTGCTCGCTGCTAGTCTGCGGGTGCTTTTTAGTGGAGTTTAAGCGTTTTCGTCATGTGTGAATAGCATTCTAAAACAAGCACTAAGGTAAATACGATGTTCACGACGGCTAACTTAAATCGAAGAATTATTTTTAACAATGAAGCACAAGTACATAAAAATCAATTTAGTCAGACCATAGATATTGACCTAGATCTTGAAGGTGTCGTACAGCGTCCATTGCAGAACTTGGCCGGATACTTCATTCGCTCAGTAGAATCTGCCCTTGAGTATACAAAGCAACTGATAGATAAGGGAATAACAAGTATCACGTATCGATTGGGTGGGGGACTTGAAACAGACGAATCTGATAGCTATGTATACGCGCCTCTATTGCTCAATTCAACTCCCAATGTTTGTGCAAGGTTTGATGCAGACAAAATACTTGATAAGCATGTCGGTTTTTATACTTTGTTACGTGAGTCCTTTCCAAAAGGACAGCTCCATATTACCGCCGACCCGTTTGGTATTGCGCCCAACTTATCAGATGGTGCTTGGGGAGCTCGAAACGAAAAGGGAGAGCTTGACGAAGAACAAACGTTTCTTCTGTTGGAAAAAATAGCGGATAAATACAGCGCTTGTGATGTCGATGCTCTACTAACGATGGGACGGGTAGAAAATGAGGTCGAAATTACCCGCAGTGTCATAGATAAAAACAATAGAACGACAAAAATTTATGCTTTTTCCCAAAATATCGAAAGCAAAGCGGCATATGTCTATTTGGATAAACTGAATAAAGCTGACTCGTATCAAAAGATTCTACCGGGCAACATTTCTGAAATGAAAATTCGCACAATATTAGACATTTATGCAGGTGTGGATTCAATTATTGTCAAACCGTCGGAGAATCTTCATGTTATCCAATTCACCAAAGACTATGTGACTTCACCTGAAGTCGCGCTCTTGTTCCTTGAGTCGATTTTAGATAGTGATATTTTTGGTGATAGAAATGATATCCGCTCTGCCTGTGAGAAGGTACTGGCGGATAGAGCGACCTTCATTAAGAACTGCACGAGAGTTACAATTGGTACATATGCCGTTTCTGGCGGCTATCTAATGGATAAGCTATTAGAAGACAATAAGGGCAAGGAATTTTCTTTCAACGTCCAGAATGAGAAGTATCGAAATATCATTTCAATAATCGGTGACCGCATGGCGCACATAATTGATAGAAGTGCCGAGTCGTACTTTGATTTCATCGAGATTGGTGGTGCTAGTGAGTAAAAATAGTCGTTTAGGTGAGCCAACCCCGAGTAAGTATCGCTGGTTTATTCTTGGTGTCGGCGTCGTAGCACAAGCGGTCTTCGCCGCAGGGTTCACTGGTGTTGCGGTGAGCGGCGTCATTTTCAAAAATGAGTTTGGGTTTTCAATAAGTCAGCTCGGTATGATTTTGGGTGCTATAGGGCTAGGCGTTGGGATATCAGAATTTACATGGGGTTTAGCGACTGATAGGTTTGGAGATAAGAAAGTCCTTACATTTGGGCTTTTTTCAATGGGGCTGGCTTATAGTCTTACGGCACTATTTTTGATGTTCGCAAGTCCAAACTATTTATCCCTTACACTGCTGCTATTTTTGGCAGGGGTTCTTGGTGGAAGCATTAACTCGTCATCTGGAAAAACCATTATGTCTTGGTTCTCTGATGGAGAGCGTGGGTTTGCGATGAGTATTCGTCAAACAGCCATTCCGGTGGGTGGTTCAATAGGCACGGTGTTGATACCATGGCTAGCTCAAAACAATGGCTTTTCAGCGTCATTTACCTTGCTAGCGATACTAAGTATTTTGACCTCGTTGATCATATGGCTCTTTGTCGTAGAAAAAAATCCCCATAATCACCAGGGTAAAGTGGCTCAAATCGATAACTCACCAATAGGGAATCCTAAAGTGTGGGGCATGGTCATATCTGCAGGACTACTGACGGTGCCGCAAATGGCAGTTATTTCCTTTGGTGCGATCTATTTAAAGAACCATTTACACGTAAGTCTATTGAATGTTTCGTTGGCTCTTATCATCGTGCAAGTATTTGGTGCAATAACAAGAGTGTACCTAGGTAAATCCACAGATAGGAGAAATAACAGAATTGGTGTTGTTATTACAATAGCACTTGTCTGCGCCATTATGAGTTTGTCATTGGCTCTGTTTACTCATCATGAGCTTTTGTCGATTACATTTTTAATCGCTGTTGGGGTATCAGGCAGTGCATGGCATGGTATCGGGTTCGCT
This genomic stretch from Vibrio marisflavi CECT 7928 harbors:
- a CDS encoding GNAT family N-acetyltransferase encodes the protein MALSIRGATLEDAKGISDLIVPLTKKYVCPTCDESVHNALITSMSEGNIVNYLSQNYQYVVAVDEKSEIIGVAGIRDSSHLFHLFVSDNYQGQGLSRKLWERIKSEALTNGNSGRFTVNSAINSESIYLSFGFIRTGEIRNRDGMIDIPMELETAC
- a CDS encoding NUDIX hydrolase, whose product is MTERIQNREVKVCPVVLRKTGTALELLLFEHPLANVLLVKGTLELTDCSIYSAALRELQEESGISKISSTMYLGSWESGFQNQQWHFVLCEIEQNLPNHWGFYTQDDGGHEFNFFWHKLGDETTFKCHKLFSDAIKQVEILLCNKVLYI
- a CDS encoding D-2-hydroxyacid dehydrogenase family protein, with amino-acid sequence MKITVLDDYQDVVRTLDCFELLSHHEVSILNETLPESELVVKLKDTEVLVLIRERTVITESLLAQLPNLKVISQTGKVSNHIDVHLCEKYGVKVLEGRGSPVAPSELAWALIMAASRHIPTYSANLQSDKWQNSGVLGLGRTLKGLKLGIWGYGKIGQRIAQYAKAFDMSVVIWGSEQSRNFAHEHGFEAATSKESFFSSSDIVSLHLRLNEVTRACVTAPDLSLMKPDSLFVNISRSELVENSALYNELLAVPTKRAAVDVFDNEPAALDNEPLLSLPNVTATPHLGYVEQNSYELYFRIAFENILAFEQGKA
- a CDS encoding MFS transporter, producing MSKNSRLGEPTPSKYRWFILGVGVVAQAVFAAGFTGVAVSGVIFKNEFGFSISQLGMILGAIGLGVGISEFTWGLATDRFGDKKVLTFGLFSMGLAYSLTALFLMFASPNYLSLTLLLFLAGVLGGSINSSSGKTIMSWFSDGERGFAMSIRQTAIPVGGSIGTVLIPWLAQNNGFSASFTLLAILSILTSLIIWLFVVEKNPHNHQGKVAQIDNSPIGNPKVWGMVISAGLLTVPQMAVISFGAIYLKNHLHVSLLNVSLALIIVQVFGAITRVYLGKSTDRRNNRIGVVITIALVCAIMSLSLALFTHHELLSITFLIAVGVSGSAWHGIGFAEAAIQAGGARAGTALGMMGTTVFLSSFLTPVIISNILQRNDWPIAWGTVSLLTVLTIPILCYMYSRQLRPEGAAKE